A genomic stretch from Sporichthya brevicatena includes:
- a CDS encoding ABC transporter permease has translation MAEIPVTAVRRARRRAPVRLPGPIDAGLITVGRLTTLAIASVRYLVTDLVRGRFPWREFLLQAWFVTSVSLLPAILVAIPFGVIVAINVGSLAQQVGASSFVGAVNGLGVIREGAPVVTALLLAGAAGSAICSDLGSRTIREEIDAMRVMGISPVRRLVAPRVAALVVVGVLLCSIVAMTGVLAGYFFNVYVQHGTPGTYLNSFTDFATAGDFVVAEIKAAVFGFLAAIVAAHKGLNARGGPKGVADAVNQCVVLSFLLLFSTNILITQAYLLISPPAVV, from the coding sequence ATGGCCGAGATCCCGGTGACCGCCGTGCGGCGGGCGCGACGCCGGGCGCCGGTGCGGTTGCCCGGGCCGATCGACGCCGGGCTGATCACCGTCGGCCGACTGACGACGCTGGCGATCGCGAGCGTCCGCTACCTCGTCACGGACCTGGTGCGCGGTCGCTTCCCTTGGCGCGAGTTCCTGCTGCAGGCCTGGTTCGTCACGAGCGTCTCGCTGCTCCCGGCGATCCTCGTCGCGATCCCGTTCGGCGTGATCGTCGCGATCAACGTCGGCAGTCTCGCGCAGCAGGTCGGGGCGTCCTCGTTCGTCGGCGCGGTGAACGGGCTCGGCGTCATCCGCGAGGGTGCGCCGGTCGTCACGGCGCTGCTGCTCGCGGGCGCGGCCGGGTCGGCGATCTGCTCCGACCTCGGGTCGCGGACGATCCGCGAGGAGATCGACGCGATGCGCGTCATGGGCATCTCGCCCGTCCGGCGCCTGGTGGCTCCGCGCGTCGCCGCGCTCGTCGTCGTCGGTGTGCTGCTCTGCTCGATCGTCGCGATGACCGGGGTGCTCGCCGGCTACTTCTTCAACGTCTACGTCCAGCACGGCACGCCCGGCACCTACCTGAACTCGTTCACCGACTTCGCGACCGCCGGGGACTTCGTCGTCGCCGAGATCAAGGCCGCGGTGTTCGGATTCCTGGCCGCGATCGTCGCCGCGCACAAGGGGCTGAACGCGCGCGGTGGGCCGAAGGGGGTCGCCGACGCCGTGAACCAGTGCGTCGTCCTGAGCTTCCT
- a CDS encoding NAD(P)/FAD-dependent oxidoreductase, whose translation MSARADVVVIGAGHNGLVAATLLARAGLDVVVCEAADVVGGAARTETPFAAVPGLRHSTGAYLLGLMPPELIATLGLDLPVLRRNPHYALPAPAGSTLPSVVLGADAAANAAAIEAAFSPADARADAALNAELDQLRTDLAPAWLAEPLSIEDTAERYIRPALRETFVALCRGSVVDHLARFGFISERLVAMYAITDGISGLTAGVDDPGTGHNFLAHNMGRLPGSDGTWMIVRGGMGTVTGALADAARAAGAQVRTSVPVRAIDTTAGVVSGVETDHGRIDTTVVLAACDPFRLPALVGDALPADLAERLERIRRPGVTLKLNLALREVPHFPALADSPGAGATGGATVHLMPGEDRPLEAVRAMWADVQAGRLPRYPTFPTIEWYLHTTVDPSLQDAAGHHSSALFVQSVPHVPHGSDWETELPGYVAHLLEVCDRFAPGTTASVADTLALPPSGIEARFGITGGHIHHVDNTVAFADRVPYATGLPGLYAGSAGCHPAGSVIGAAGHNAAARILNDLSVTDLGRGKQPGT comes from the coding sequence GTGAGTGCACGCGCCGACGTCGTCGTGATCGGAGCCGGGCACAACGGGCTGGTCGCCGCGACCCTGCTCGCCCGGGCCGGACTCGACGTCGTCGTCTGCGAGGCGGCGGACGTCGTCGGGGGCGCGGCGCGCACCGAGACACCCTTCGCGGCGGTGCCCGGACTGCGGCACTCGACGGGGGCGTACCTGCTCGGGCTGATGCCGCCCGAGCTGATCGCGACACTGGGCCTCGACCTCCCCGTGCTGCGCCGGAACCCGCACTACGCGCTGCCGGCCCCGGCGGGCTCGACCCTGCCCTCGGTCGTGCTCGGCGCCGATGCCGCCGCGAACGCCGCGGCGATCGAGGCGGCCTTCTCCCCCGCCGACGCCCGCGCGGACGCGGCACTGAACGCCGAGCTCGACCAGTTGCGCACCGACCTCGCGCCGGCCTGGCTCGCCGAGCCGCTGTCGATCGAGGACACCGCCGAGCGGTACATCCGTCCCGCGCTGCGCGAGACCTTCGTCGCGCTGTGCCGGGGCTCGGTCGTCGACCACCTCGCGCGGTTCGGCTTCATCTCCGAGCGCCTGGTCGCGATGTACGCCATCACCGACGGCATCTCCGGCCTGACCGCCGGCGTCGACGACCCGGGGACCGGCCACAACTTCCTCGCCCACAACATGGGCCGACTGCCCGGGTCGGACGGGACCTGGATGATCGTCCGCGGCGGCATGGGGACCGTCACCGGTGCCCTGGCCGACGCCGCCCGCGCCGCCGGGGCCCAGGTGCGGACGTCCGTCCCGGTCCGCGCGATCGACACCACGGCCGGCGTCGTCAGCGGCGTCGAGACCGACCACGGGCGCATCGACACCACCGTCGTCCTCGCGGCCTGCGACCCGTTCCGGCTCCCTGCCCTCGTCGGCGACGCGTTGCCCGCGGACCTGGCCGAGCGGCTGGAGCGGATCCGCCGACCCGGCGTCACGTTGAAGCTGAACCTCGCGCTGCGCGAGGTGCCGCACTTCCCCGCGCTCGCGGACTCCCCCGGCGCCGGCGCGACGGGCGGGGCCACCGTGCACCTGATGCCGGGCGAGGACCGCCCGCTCGAGGCGGTGCGCGCGATGTGGGCCGACGTCCAGGCCGGACGGCTGCCGCGCTACCCGACGTTCCCGACGATCGAGTGGTACCTGCACACGACCGTAGACCCGAGCCTGCAGGACGCGGCCGGGCACCACTCGTCGGCGCTGTTCGTGCAGTCGGTGCCCCACGTCCCGCACGGCTCGGACTGGGAGACCGAACTACCCGGCTACGTCGCGCACCTGCTCGAGGTCTGCGACCGCTTCGCTCCGGGGACGACGGCGAGCGTCGCCGACACCCTCGCGCTCCCCCCGTCGGGCATCGAGGCCCGGTTCGGCATCACCGGTGGGCACATCCACCACGTCGACAACACGGTGGCCTTCGCCGACCGGGTGCCGTACGCGACCGGGCTGCCCGGCCTGTACGCCGGGTCGGCCGGCTGTCACCCGGCCGGGTCGGTGATCGGGGCGGCGGGACACAACGCCGCCGCCCGGATCCTGAACGATCTCAGCGTGACCGACCTCGGCCGGGGGAAACAGCCGGGGACCTGA
- a CDS encoding allene oxide cyclase barrel-like domain-containing protein, whose translation MVTRRFTSAALAAGVATAVGVTLFTTGAQSAGAAVADDDLRGKALQDYTIDTGRSGPSVGDRYVFSERLFDEDNKRVGTLAATCDVTYVNRSSSGRVKNALSHCTGTFRLDDGQITVAGTITRTAKSAVLAITGGTGRYDDAAGEVALKFVNDKRTNYDFDFENKRGGTIVG comes from the coding sequence ATGGTTACTCGACGTTTCACCTCGGCCGCTCTGGCCGCCGGGGTCGCCACCGCGGTGGGCGTCACCTTGTTCACGACCGGTGCGCAGAGCGCCGGTGCGGCCGTCGCCGACGACGACCTGCGGGGCAAGGCGCTGCAGGACTACACGATCGACACGGGGCGGAGCGGTCCCAGCGTCGGTGACCGGTACGTGTTCTCGGAGCGGCTGTTCGACGAGGACAACAAGCGCGTCGGCACCCTGGCCGCGACGTGCGACGTCACCTACGTCAACCGGAGCTCGAGCGGTCGCGTGAAGAACGCGCTGTCGCACTGCACCGGCACCTTCCGCCTCGACGACGGCCAGATCACCGTCGCCGGCACGATCACCCGGACGGCCAAGAGCGCCGTCCTCGCGATCACCGGCGGCACCGGCCGGTACGACGACGCCGCGGGCGAGGTCGCGCTGAAGTTCGTCAACGACAAGCGGACGAACTACGACTTCGACTTCGAGAACAAGCGCGGCGGCACGATCGTCGGCTAG
- a CDS encoding multifunctional oxoglutarate decarboxylase/oxoglutarate dehydrogenase thiamine pyrophosphate-binding subunit/dihydrolipoyllysine-residue succinyltransferase subunit translates to MSGFGTNEWLVDEIYQAYLRDKNSVDPAWWEFFADYTPSSDTGIHRILTRPATPAGGEAASTAPATPAAPAPAAAPAAPTPAAPTPAAPTPAAPAPAPAAPTATAPATAAPAQPAAPAAPAKSAAPAAAENVSPLKGPAARVVTNMEASLTVPTATSVRAVPAKLLIDNRIVINNHLKRARGGKVSFTHLIGFAVVRALQDVPAMNCGYTEINGKPALVTPESVNLGLAIDVTKADGSRSLLVPSIKKAETLDFAQFWLAYEDIVRRARNNKLTVDDFAGTTISLTNPGTIGTVHSVPRLMQGQGTIIGVGAMEYPAEWQGASPETLANMAVSKIMTLTSTYDHRIIQGAQSGEFLRRLHQLLLGEDNFYDDVFAALRIPYEPIRWETDIATSHEDQVSKQARVHELIEAYRTRGHLMADTDPLEYKQRSHPDLDIVKHGLTLWDLDREFVSGTTFSLSGLMKLRDILGVLRSSYCRTVGIEYMHMADPKERLWIQERVERAPDRLPRNDQLRVLRKLNEAEAFETFLQTKYVGQKRFSLEGGESVIALLDALLVAAAQARLDEVAIGMPHRGRLNVLANIVGKSYGQIFREFEGNIDPKSMHGSGDVKYHLGQEGVYTAHDGSTVKTYLAANPSHLEAVNPVLEGIVRAKQDIIDRGESGFTVLPVLLHGDAAFAGQGVVAETLEMSQLRGYRTGGTVHVVVNNQVGFTTSPTSSRSSLYATDVARTVAAPIFHVNGDDPEACVRVARWAFEFRQAFKKDVVIDMICYRRRGHNEGDDPSMTQPLMYDLIDQKRSVRKLYTEALIGRGDITFEEAEEALKDYREQLEKVFAETRGSSSTPATVAQPVSNDQVPATSVSTAISSESLKRIVESQVNVPDGFSVHPRVAPLLQKRAAMIETGNIDWGFGELIAFGSLLLEGRPVRLAGQDSRRGTFTQRHAVLVCRKTAAEYNPLQNLSPDQGTFYVYDSLLSEFAALGFEYGYSVARPDALVCWEGQFGDFVNGAQTIIDEFISSGEQKWGQTSGVVLLLPHGMEGQGPDHSSGRPERFLQLCAQGNMTVAIPTTPANHFHLLRWQALGSFHRPLVIFTPKSLLRHRAAVSAPSDFTSGHFQPVIADDTVDPAAVTRVLLCTGKVFYDLSAQREQHGSAQDTALVRVEQLYPLPVDELQATLAKYPNATELRWVQEEPANQGAWPFMALHFAEQVGRVLYRVSRPASSAPAVGSHSVHEYEQQLLVEQAFAR, encoded by the coding sequence ATGTCCGGGTTCGGGACCAACGAATGGCTGGTGGACGAGATCTACCAGGCGTATCTGCGGGACAAGAACAGCGTGGACCCGGCCTGGTGGGAGTTCTTCGCCGACTACACCCCGAGTTCCGACACCGGAATTCACCGAATCTTGACCCGGCCCGCCACCCCGGCCGGTGGTGAGGCCGCCTCAACCGCCCCGGCGACTCCCGCCGCCCCGGCTCCCGCGGCCGCTCCGGCCGCCCCGACTCCGGCCGCCCCGACTCCGGCCGCTCCGACTCCGGCCGCTCCGGCCCCGGCGCCCGCCGCCCCCACCGCCACTGCTCCGGCCACTGCGGCCCCGGCCCAGCCCGCCGCTCCGGCCGCTCCGGCCAAGAGCGCCGCCCCGGCCGCGGCGGAGAACGTCTCCCCGCTCAAGGGCCCGGCGGCGCGCGTCGTCACCAACATGGAGGCGAGCCTCACCGTCCCGACCGCGACCTCGGTGCGCGCGGTCCCGGCGAAGCTCCTCATCGACAACCGCATCGTCATCAACAACCACCTGAAGCGGGCGCGCGGCGGAAAGGTCTCCTTCACGCACCTGATCGGCTTCGCGGTCGTCCGGGCGCTCCAGGACGTGCCGGCGATGAACTGCGGCTACACCGAGATCAACGGCAAGCCGGCGCTCGTCACCCCCGAGTCGGTGAACCTCGGTCTCGCCATCGACGTCACCAAGGCCGACGGCTCGCGGTCGCTGCTGGTCCCCTCCATCAAGAAGGCCGAGACCCTCGACTTCGCGCAGTTCTGGCTGGCCTACGAGGACATCGTCCGCCGGGCCCGGAACAACAAGCTCACCGTCGACGACTTCGCCGGCACGACGATCAGCCTCACCAACCCGGGCACGATCGGGACCGTCCACTCCGTCCCGCGTCTGATGCAGGGTCAGGGCACGATCATCGGTGTCGGCGCGATGGAGTACCCGGCCGAGTGGCAGGGCGCCTCCCCCGAGACGCTCGCGAACATGGCCGTCAGCAAGATCATGACGCTGACGTCCACGTACGACCACCGGATCATCCAGGGCGCGCAGAGCGGTGAGTTCCTGCGTCGCCTGCACCAGCTGCTCCTCGGCGAGGACAACTTCTACGACGACGTCTTCGCGGCGCTGCGGATCCCGTACGAGCCGATCCGCTGGGAAACCGACATCGCGACCAGCCACGAGGACCAGGTCTCCAAGCAGGCCCGCGTCCACGAGCTGATCGAGGCCTACCGCACCCGCGGTCACCTGATGGCCGACACGGACCCGCTCGAGTACAAGCAGCGCAGTCACCCCGACCTCGACATCGTCAAGCACGGCCTGACGCTGTGGGACCTCGACCGCGAGTTCGTCTCCGGCACGACGTTCTCCCTGTCGGGCCTGATGAAGCTGCGCGACATCCTCGGCGTGCTGCGTTCCTCGTACTGCCGCACGGTCGGCATCGAGTACATGCACATGGCCGACCCGAAGGAGCGGCTCTGGATCCAGGAGCGCGTCGAGCGCGCCCCGGACCGGCTTCCCCGCAACGACCAGCTCCGCGTCCTGCGCAAGCTCAACGAGGCCGAGGCCTTCGAGACCTTCCTGCAGACCAAGTACGTCGGTCAGAAGCGGTTCTCGCTCGAGGGCGGCGAGTCCGTCATAGCGCTCCTCGACGCGCTGCTCGTCGCCGCGGCCCAGGCCCGGCTCGACGAGGTCGCGATCGGCATGCCGCACCGTGGCCGCCTGAACGTGCTCGCCAACATCGTCGGCAAGAGCTACGGCCAGATCTTCCGCGAGTTCGAGGGCAACATCGACCCGAAGTCGATGCACGGCTCCGGCGACGTGAAGTACCACCTCGGCCAGGAGGGCGTGTACACCGCGCACGACGGCTCGACGGTCAAGACCTACCTCGCCGCGAACCCGTCGCACCTGGAGGCGGTCAACCCCGTCCTCGAGGGCATCGTCCGCGCGAAGCAGGACATCATCGACCGCGGCGAGAGCGGCTTCACCGTCCTGCCGGTCCTCCTCCACGGCGACGCCGCGTTCGCCGGCCAGGGTGTCGTGGCCGAGACGCTGGAGATGTCGCAGCTGCGCGGCTACCGCACCGGCGGCACCGTGCACGTCGTCGTCAACAACCAGGTCGGCTTCACGACCTCGCCGACGTCCAGCCGTTCGAGCCTGTACGCGACCGACGTCGCGCGCACGGTGGCGGCGCCGATCTTCCACGTCAACGGTGACGACCCGGAGGCCTGCGTGCGCGTCGCGCGGTGGGCGTTCGAGTTCCGCCAGGCGTTCAAGAAGGACGTCGTCATCGACATGATCTGCTACCGGCGACGGGGCCACAACGAGGGCGACGACCCCTCGATGACCCAGCCGCTGATGTACGACCTGATCGACCAGAAGCGCTCGGTCCGCAAGCTCTACACCGAGGCGTTGATCGGTCGCGGGGACATCACGTTCGAGGAGGCCGAGGAGGCCCTCAAGGACTACCGCGAGCAGCTCGAGAAGGTCTTCGCGGAGACGCGCGGCAGCTCGAGCACGCCCGCGACCGTGGCCCAGCCGGTCAGCAACGACCAGGTGCCGGCCACCTCGGTGAGCACCGCGATCAGCAGCGAGTCGCTGAAGCGGATCGTCGAGAGCCAGGTCAACGTCCCTGACGGATTCTCGGTCCACCCTCGCGTCGCGCCGCTGCTGCAGAAGCGCGCCGCGATGATCGAGACCGGCAACATCGACTGGGGCTTCGGCGAGCTGATCGCCTTCGGGTCGCTGCTGCTCGAGGGCCGGCCGGTCCGTCTCGCCGGGCAGGACAGCCGCCGCGGCACGTTCACCCAGCGCCACGCGGTGCTCGTCTGCCGCAAGACCGCGGCTGAGTACAACCCGCTGCAGAACCTGTCCCCGGACCAGGGCACCTTCTACGTCTACGACTCGCTCCTGAGCGAGTTCGCCGCTCTCGGCTTCGAGTACGGCTACTCGGTGGCCCGACCCGACGCGCTCGTGTGCTGGGAGGGCCAGTTCGGCGACTTCGTCAACGGCGCCCAGACGATCATCGACGAGTTCATCTCCTCCGGTGAGCAGAAGTGGGGCCAGACCTCGGGCGTCGTGCTCCTGCTCCCCCACGGCATGGAGGGCCAGGGCCCGGACCACTCGTCCGGCCGCCCGGAGCGCTTCCTGCAGCTGTGCGCGCAGGGGAACATGACGGTCGCGATCCCGACGACGCCGGCCAACCACTTCCACCTGCTGCGCTGGCAGGCCCTGGGGTCGTTCCACCGGCCGCTGGTGATCTTCACGCCCAAGTCGCTGCTGCGGCACCGCGCCGCGGTCTCGGCCCCGAGCGACTTCACCTCCGGGCACTTCCAGCCGGTCATCGCCGACGACACCGTCGACCCGGCCGCGGTCACGCGGGTGCTCCTGTGCACCGGCAAGGTCTTCTACGACCTGTCCGCCCAGCGGGAGCAGCACGGCTCCGCGCAGGACACGGCGCTGGTCCGCGTCGAGCAGCTCTACCCGCTGCCCGTCGACGAGCTTCAGGCGACGCTCGCGAAGTACCCGAACGCGACCGAGCTGCGCTGGGTCCAGGAGGAGCCGGCGAACCAGGGTGCGTGGCCGTTCATGGCGCTGCACTTCGCCGAGCAGGTCGGACGCGTGCTCTACCGGGTCTCGCGCCCGGCGTCCTCGGCGCCGGCGGTCGGCTCGCACTCGGTCCACGAGTACGAGCAGCAGCTGCTCGTCGAGCAGGCGTTCGCCCGGTAA
- a CDS encoding DUF6104 family protein translates to MYFTDRGIEELAARRGEEDVNLAWLADRLSEFVDLNPEFEVPIERLATWLARYDDDED, encoded by the coding sequence ATGTACTTCACCGACCGCGGGATCGAGGAGCTGGCCGCGCGCCGCGGCGAGGAGGACGTCAACCTCGCCTGGCTCGCGGACCGGCTCTCCGAGTTCGTCGACCTCAACCCCGAGTTCGAGGTCCCGATCGAACGCCTGGCCACCTGGTTGGCGCGCTACGACGACGACGAGGACTGA
- a CDS encoding PAS domain S-box protein has protein sequence MEKLGISEQLIEQLPDAVFVVDSSGKILFVNGQGETLFGWTREELVGQPIETLVPPNARAAHPMHRGQYFGAPQVRPMGAGLDLFGCRKDGSQFPAEISLSSIETEDGRLVTAVVRDATDRLKTQAKFSGLLEAAPDAMLGVDDSGLIQLVNTQAEVMFGWSRNELLGRPIETLVPDQARAAHRQHRTGYFAEPVVRSMGAGIDLAARRKDGSEFPVEISLSSIETEDGLLVTAAVRDVTERKAFEGVVARARDTAERAARSRQEFLANMSHEIRTPMNAIIGMTSLLLDTPMDRQQRDFVETMRTSGEHLLTIINDILDYAKIDAGKLVLEEVAFEIRDWLGETVDLVTLQAHEKGLELACDVAPEVPAIVIGDPARTRQVLVNLLANAVKFTHTGEVVVRVEVERTDSRPDGSPETWLRFEVADTGIGVASDRIESLFEPFTQGDSTTTRIYGGTGLGLAISRRLVESMGGDMEMASSPGAGTTVTFSFPVTGRDAEESVAPAGLAGKRVLIVDDNATHRQILEAWAQQHEMEAVTAGGGEEALNLVELNQTLSRSFDLALLDLDMPGMDGYELGRALRQRSPGIRLVLLHSTAPTRVVEPGLFDLVLAKPARAEKLTELLLELVRTGRVRDTVTSSPSSVFDLPVPARKLSILVVEDTPVNQKVAQHLLARFGFRADVAASGREALDALAQRAYDLVLMDIQMPEMDGLEATRRIRARWPERGLHIVAMTANVATEDVRRCYEAGMDAFLPKPIDVASLGRMLSGLLSAPSVDDLVVDPDVVGRLREEIGPEIVRELAEEFLADLEVSLPDLEAVCRAQDRAALAAAAHKLKSPARSLGAEAFGQLLHDLEQRAAAEDWATLTRLVGRVVGQRQSLDDQLRAAVKD, from the coding sequence GTGGAGAAGCTGGGCATCAGCGAGCAGCTCATCGAGCAGCTGCCGGACGCGGTCTTCGTGGTCGATTCGTCCGGAAAGATTCTGTTCGTCAACGGGCAGGGCGAGACCCTGTTCGGCTGGACGCGCGAGGAGCTGGTCGGGCAACCGATCGAGACCCTCGTCCCGCCGAACGCGCGCGCCGCGCACCCGATGCACCGCGGGCAGTACTTCGGTGCGCCCCAGGTGCGGCCGATGGGCGCCGGGCTCGACCTGTTCGGCTGCCGCAAGGACGGCTCGCAGTTCCCGGCCGAGATCTCGCTGTCCTCGATCGAGACCGAGGACGGCCGGCTCGTCACCGCCGTGGTCCGGGACGCCACCGACCGGCTCAAGACCCAGGCCAAGTTCTCCGGCCTGCTCGAGGCCGCCCCGGACGCGATGCTCGGGGTCGACGACTCCGGGCTGATCCAGTTGGTCAACACCCAGGCCGAGGTCATGTTCGGCTGGTCGCGCAACGAGCTGCTCGGCCGGCCGATCGAGACGCTCGTGCCCGACCAGGCCCGGGCCGCGCACCGCCAGCACCGCACCGGGTACTTCGCCGAGCCCGTGGTGCGCTCCATGGGAGCCGGCATCGACCTGGCCGCCCGCCGCAAGGACGGCTCGGAGTTCCCGGTCGAGATCTCGCTGTCCTCGATCGAGACCGAGGACGGTCTGCTCGTCACCGCCGCGGTCCGGGACGTGACCGAACGCAAGGCGTTCGAAGGCGTCGTCGCCCGCGCCCGCGACACCGCCGAACGCGCTGCGCGTTCGCGCCAGGAGTTCCTGGCGAACATGAGCCATGAGATCCGCACCCCGATGAACGCCATCATCGGCATGACCAGCCTGCTGCTGGACACCCCGATGGACCGTCAGCAGCGTGACTTCGTCGAGACGATGCGGACCTCGGGTGAGCACCTGCTCACCATCATCAACGACATCCTCGACTACGCGAAGATCGACGCGGGCAAGCTCGTGCTCGAAGAGGTCGCGTTCGAGATCCGCGACTGGCTGGGGGAGACGGTCGACCTCGTCACCCTCCAGGCGCACGAGAAAGGCCTCGAGCTGGCGTGCGACGTCGCGCCCGAGGTGCCGGCGATCGTCATCGGCGACCCGGCCCGGACCCGTCAGGTGCTGGTCAACCTCCTCGCGAACGCCGTGAAGTTCACCCACACCGGGGAGGTGGTGGTCCGCGTCGAGGTGGAGCGCACCGACTCCCGCCCGGACGGGAGTCCCGAGACCTGGCTGCGTTTCGAGGTCGCCGACACCGGTATCGGGGTGGCCTCCGACCGCATCGAGTCGTTGTTCGAACCGTTCACCCAGGGCGACAGCACGACGACCCGCATCTACGGCGGCACCGGCCTCGGCCTCGCGATCAGCCGCCGTCTCGTCGAGTCGATGGGCGGCGACATGGAGATGGCGTCGAGCCCGGGAGCGGGCACGACGGTCACCTTCTCCTTCCCGGTCACCGGCCGGGACGCCGAGGAGAGCGTCGCCCCCGCGGGGCTCGCGGGGAAGCGTGTCCTCATCGTGGACGACAATGCGACGCACCGTCAGATCCTGGAGGCGTGGGCGCAGCAGCACGAGATGGAGGCCGTCACCGCGGGCGGCGGCGAGGAGGCACTCAACCTCGTCGAGCTCAACCAGACGCTCAGCCGGAGCTTCGACCTCGCCCTGCTCGACCTGGACATGCCCGGCATGGACGGCTACGAACTCGGTCGCGCGCTGCGGCAGCGGAGCCCCGGGATCCGGCTCGTGCTGCTCCACTCGACCGCACCGACACGGGTCGTCGAGCCGGGACTGTTCGACCTCGTGCTGGCGAAGCCGGCCCGCGCCGAGAAGCTGACCGAGCTCCTGCTCGAGCTGGTCCGCACCGGACGGGTCCGCGACACGGTCACCTCGTCCCCGTCCTCGGTGTTCGACCTGCCGGTGCCGGCCCGCAAGCTCTCGATCCTCGTGGTCGAGGACACCCCGGTGAATCAGAAGGTCGCCCAGCACCTCCTGGCGCGGTTCGGCTTCCGCGCCGACGTGGCGGCGAGCGGCCGCGAGGCGCTGGACGCCCTGGCGCAGCGGGCGTACGACCTGGTTCTGATGGACATTCAGATGCCCGAGATGGACGGACTGGAGGCCACGCGGCGGATCCGCGCCCGGTGGCCGGAGCGCGGCCTGCACATCGTGGCGATGACCGCGAACGTCGCGACCGAGGACGTCCGCCGCTGCTACGAGGCCGGGATGGACGCGTTCCTCCCCAAGCCGATCGACGTCGCCTCCCTCGGGCGCATGCTCAGCGGCCTCCTCAGCGCGCCCAGCGTCGACGACCTCGTCGTCGACCCGGACGTGGTCGGTCGGCTGCGCGAGGAGATCGGGCCGGAGATCGTCCGCGAGCTCGCCGAGGAGTTCCTCGCCGACCTCGAGGTCTCCCTGCCGGACCTCGAGGCGGTCTGCCGGGCCCAGGACCGGGCCGCGCTCGCCGCGGCCGCCCACAAGCTCAAGTCACCCGCGCGGTCCCTCGGCGCCGAGGCCTTCGGCCAGTTGCTGCACGACCTCGAGCAGCGTGCGGCCGCGGAGGACTGGGCGACCCTGACCCGGCTCGTCGGCCGGGTCGTCGGCCAGCGGCAGTCGCTCGATGATCAACTCCGCGCCGCCGTCAAGGACTAG
- a CDS encoding zinc-binding dehydrogenase has protein sequence MFAVSAARFSDSDPLSALDLGERPEPIAKDGWATVDVKAASLNHHDLWSLRGRGLKEEQLPMILGCDAAGTDEDGNEVIVHAVIGDPEWKGDETFDPKRSLLSEQYQGTFAEKVVVPRRNLVPKPAQLSWEEAACLPTAWLTAYRMLFTRAGISPGATILVQGAGGGVATALISLGRAAGLRVWATSRDEAKRERALSLGADQVFASGARLPERVDAVFETVGEATWSHSVKALKPGGTIVISGATSGDAPPAELTRIFFLQLSVVGSTMGSRDELERLAQFMATTGVRPLIDEVLPLQDARRGFEKMHSGDLFGKIVFTV, from the coding sequence ATGTTCGCTGTCAGCGCTGCGCGCTTCTCCGACTCCGACCCGCTGTCCGCCCTCGACCTCGGGGAGCGGCCCGAGCCGATCGCCAAGGACGGCTGGGCGACGGTCGACGTCAAGGCGGCCTCCCTCAACCACCACGACCTGTGGAGCCTGCGGGGGCGTGGCCTGAAGGAGGAGCAGCTCCCGATGATCCTCGGCTGCGACGCGGCCGGGACCGACGAGGACGGCAACGAGGTCATCGTCCACGCGGTGATCGGCGACCCGGAGTGGAAGGGCGACGAGACCTTCGACCCCAAGCGTTCGTTGCTGTCCGAGCAATACCAGGGCACGTTCGCGGAGAAGGTCGTCGTGCCGCGGCGCAACCTGGTGCCCAAGCCGGCGCAGCTCTCCTGGGAGGAGGCGGCCTGCCTCCCGACCGCGTGGCTGACCGCCTACCGGATGCTCTTCACCCGCGCGGGCATCTCGCCCGGCGCCACGATCCTGGTCCAGGGTGCGGGTGGCGGTGTCGCGACCGCGCTGATCAGCCTCGGCCGTGCGGCCGGCCTGCGCGTGTGGGCCACGAGCCGGGACGAGGCCAAGCGCGAGCGTGCCCTGTCGCTCGGCGCCGACCAGGTCTTCGCCTCCGGTGCCCGGCTGCCGGAGCGCGTCGACGCGGTCTTCGAGACCGTCGGCGAGGCGACCTGGTCGCACTCGGTCAAGGCGCTCAAGCCCGGCGGCACCATCGTCATCTCCGGCGCGACCAGCGGGGACGCCCCGCCGGCCGAGCTGACCCGGATCTTCTTCCTGCAGCTCTCGGTCGTCGGCTCGACGATGGGCTCCCGTGACGAGCTCGAGCGCCTCGCCCAGTTCATGGCGACCACCGGCGTTCGGCCGCTGATCGACGAGGTCCTGCCGCTCCAGGACGCCCGCCGCGGTTTCGAGAAGATGCACTCCGGGGACCTGTTCGGCAAGATCGTCTTCACCGTCTGA